A portion of the Chitinophagaceae bacterium genome contains these proteins:
- a CDS encoding HAD family phosphatase, producing MDQEKAKERKEKQLALIFDMDGVIIDNHAYHMEAWLQFAKKNDLHLSETEYKQKINGRTIGEIIRIFFPEEHNPDTIQKLGNEKEQYYRSLYFYKRKLMDGLIPLLKACKLQHIPCGIGSSAPPENISFIIEHFQIKKYFRSIVDGSNVTNGKPHPEVYLKVAKGLGISPEKCVVFEDALSGIQAAKNAGMKTIGVATTHPEHELSHTDMVIKDFTNLPIEKINSLFLASL from the coding sequence AAAAACAACTAGCATTAATTTTTGATATGGACGGTGTTATTATAGATAACCATGCATATCATATGGAAGCATGGTTACAATTTGCAAAAAAGAATGATCTTCATCTTTCTGAAACAGAATATAAACAAAAAATAAATGGAAGAACCATAGGAGAAATAATACGTATTTTCTTTCCTGAAGAACATAATCCTGATACTATACAAAAATTGGGAAATGAAAAAGAACAATACTATAGGTCTCTCTATTTTTATAAGAGAAAACTTATGGATGGTCTCATCCCTTTACTAAAAGCATGTAAATTACAACATATTCCTTGTGGCATAGGAAGTTCTGCTCCTCCTGAAAATATTTCTTTCATCATAGAGCATTTTCAAATAAAAAAATATTTTAGATCTATTGTAGATGGAAGTAATGTTACAAATGGGAAACCACATCCCGAAGTATATCTTAAAGTAGCAAAAGGATTAGGAATATCACCAGAAAAATGTGTAGTATTCGAAGATGCTCTCTCGGGAATACAAGCTGCTAAAAATGCAGGTATGAAAACTATTGGAGTAGCAACAACCCATCCCGAACATGAACTCTCCCACACAGATATGGTCATAAAAGATTTTACAAATCTGCCTATAGAAAAAATAAACTCTCTCTTTCTCGCATCTCTCTAA